The following coding sequences are from one Streptomyces dengpaensis window:
- a CDS encoding DoxX family protein yields the protein MAVHEHPHRGSGFHLPSFRRSRTASAPASESAVSARSDTHIAQAYVFASLRLLTGFVFLWAFLDKTFGFGYATQSGKGWIDGGSPTKGFLSGVAAGPMESTFHSWAGAAWADWLFMLGLLGIGVALIAGVALRFAAVAGTLMMALMWVAEWPPAQHLSDGSPSMSTNPFAEYHLIYAVVLIGLAAASAGDTLGLGKLWAKLPLVRRSRWLR from the coding sequence ATGGCCGTGCACGAGCACCCTCACCGGGGTTCGGGCTTCCACCTGCCGTCCTTCCGCAGGAGCCGGACCGCCTCCGCCCCCGCATCCGAGTCCGCCGTGTCGGCACGCAGCGACACGCACATCGCGCAGGCCTACGTCTTCGCGTCCCTGCGCCTGCTCACTGGGTTCGTCTTCCTGTGGGCCTTCCTCGACAAGACCTTCGGCTTCGGTTACGCGACCCAGTCCGGCAAGGGCTGGATCGATGGCGGCTCGCCGACCAAGGGCTTCCTCAGCGGAGTGGCCGCCGGGCCGATGGAGTCCACCTTCCATTCCTGGGCCGGGGCCGCCTGGGCCGACTGGCTGTTCATGCTCGGTCTGCTCGGGATCGGCGTTGCGCTGATCGCCGGTGTGGCGCTGCGGTTCGCGGCCGTCGCAGGCACTTTGATGATGGCGCTGATGTGGGTCGCCGAGTGGCCGCCCGCCCAGCACCTCTCCGACGGTTCGCCGAGCATGTCGACGAACCCGTTCGCGGAGTACCACCTCATTTACGCCGTCGTGCTGATCGGCCTGGCCGCCGCCTCCGCCGGCGACACCCTCGGCCTCGGGAAGCTCTGGGCCAAGCTCCCGCTCGTCCGTCGCAGCCGCTGGCTGCGCTGA
- a CDS encoding response regulator: MTETRTFTEQDPIRVFLLDDHEVVRRGITDLLDAEPDISVVGDADTVEHALARGPALRPHVAVLDVRLPDGDGITVCRELRSQMLELACLMLTSFDDEDALLDAIMAGASGYVLKQIRGSDLVSAVRAVASGQSMLDPATTARLMRSLRADPAETPTIAPELASLSPRERDILALIGDGLTNREIGKKLYLSEKTVKNHISRLLAKLGVQRRVQAAVLASHLEQPDAGDRPAR, translated from the coding sequence ATGACCGAGACACGCACCTTCACTGAGCAGGATCCGATCCGTGTCTTCCTGCTCGACGATCACGAGGTCGTACGACGCGGCATCACCGACCTGCTCGACGCCGAACCGGACATCTCGGTAGTCGGCGACGCGGACACCGTCGAGCACGCCCTCGCTCGCGGCCCGGCGCTGCGCCCGCATGTCGCCGTGCTCGACGTACGCCTTCCGGACGGCGATGGCATCACGGTCTGCCGGGAGCTGCGCAGCCAGATGCTGGAGCTGGCCTGTCTGATGCTGACGTCGTTCGACGACGAGGACGCGCTGCTCGATGCCATCATGGCCGGGGCTTCGGGCTATGTCCTCAAGCAGATCAGAGGTTCCGACCTGGTCTCGGCGGTCCGCGCGGTCGCCTCGGGCCAGTCCATGCTGGACCCCGCGACCACGGCCCGCCTGATGCGGTCGCTGCGCGCCGACCCGGCCGAGACGCCGACCATCGCACCCGAACTGGCGAGCCTGTCGCCCCGCGAGCGGGACATCCTCGCCCTGATCGGCGACGGTCTGACCAACCGCGAGATCGGCAAGAAGCTGTACCTCTCGGAGAAGACGGTCAAGAACCACATCTCCCGGCTACTGGCCAAACTCGGTGTCCAGCGCCGCGTCCAGGCCGCGGTACTGGCCTCGCATCTGGAGCAACCGGACGCAGGCGACCGGCCCGCAAGGTGA
- a CDS encoding FG-GAP-like repeat-containing protein: MADDGGWRARHMRRQSRRLAGFVAVLVLLLPAAATQGGSSPSPAIATGPSAMGSGSGGPETPLTAGDSSVFGESPPGGTTDDGRFVQQVPVSVPSFHGLEPSPGLTYDSRHGAGIAGLGWDLSGDSSIQRVARGRGAPRMDGSDDFLLDGERLVACQAQAKPGVSCRSGGTHSTERETYRRIARTGDGWLVWDRGGTLSTYTSWLGKAHNVMFGLAERRNSHGDEVRYHRWCDGSDACYLKDIEYLDTPEASGRTRIVLHYEDRPDPVSQGMGEALLVTGLRLTTIEVRVGPAVRSVLALRYAKGAASQLAGVTRYGNDAALDGKGRVLSGTALPEETFGWQQPDLDSQGPAREPLAGDSFQDTDQGGPGYRDTSMPTALPLFSNPPGDMVQVGGTQFLLADVNGDGRSDHISVLGGAYRAKAKLPMALQIRLRTATGDYDTVEQPTTWPLTFEEVGTTGAAQANRLLTGDVNGDGRADLVNVWGDPVGNVPRSEIALGGPNGSIVQQGDTAMTALSGWNPRWRWFLADHDGDGRDDLITVHGVEGANNSIVTELLVALSDGSRFGEPTASPTPWSYERRDDAHWFVGDADGDRRADVLGVESRQRDSGPTASLRLALSRGDGSHTTLTQSTQVPFDSPEFALGTIPAITTYATGELAHAGDFDGDGRTDLLLAQRYQNDSGWRVRLTTALARYDGSFETESRDTDVDASWMTLHQRLSLKMATLVGPRWLITDLDGDGRSDVLLVGPAVAPSEPAQYPATVKSKRIFRDDPRPGSPSESWRAEPDESLPWDFHCHTLSPLTQLACGNGPTAHEVGTGDVNGDGRGDLVFTGPASSTLSHSSTFSINVHFSASSYSFQAGKSADVSGDGREDWVYVRATNPGLTVYTALASSGHQLTVARRKLEAAKSYPGVDLRRLMVADFGSPAGGPDGKADLLLLTADSAASRVHSLLLFSVGLGNYAVAPGSAGTGLTDPDVRSWVAADVNGDGTADLVRVRPSGSAEVSVTTLFADGQGGWRPVTEPVEVDDPPSVTSRMMPADIDGDGRVDLVQVSVMTPRGGDRQESVLALLSNGAGDWAARSTTLGAPTAAATNWQPAELNGDGRIDLIRIAFDKASPTEPGTTRADRLLSYGLGSFDHDSAPLGIGDHSPRWNAADLDGDGCDEVTWVNSGTAADPGFGFVRRIANSCAKLAPERTALTSPAPAAAGWVPVDRAEDTTRQLFRVVPGSGPGAGPDQAHLPLGAAPRLMNMAYSGLGRTIRVTYESSAGRHDGVPPGVAVPVVRTQELDGGNRLLGWQRTSYVRQGLAYSYPLQRLLGFRKAEETVEGRRKTVTLYPQTPGCAGRANAQTTLSPNGTLLLDERAMLAESSDGPPWTCEPFQTIRRECKGESDCRQIRVRYEHDDYGNTTVVEESGVYDDANRDGQDDTPADNRITKTGYVPNVDAYIVALPAWTRIEDGSGTPASERQTVYDHNTSYLQAPAVGDARTVSVLEPTLGRFLATGYQHDGHGNVTAVTDPSGVATRTDWDETYARFPVRECNSVWCTSTAWDTVLGRATTMIDANGLTTSIAWDPLGRHRRTDNPDGGCLIHRYVDWGVWPGVPGGQRISEDTCSAGGVNGLVNRMYHFDGLHRVHRDERSGGYTRFRTFTDDSTLVAQESDWGVRGAAVPVTRFGYDTLDRPLLVLRPDRSTVAYSYSPGMTRRSDETNRAVQQFFDGLGRVTRAEEAGTGAPPLTTQLRYDALDQLSESVAPTGTTTWKTGPLGWVWRECDPDSGCVSRTFDDAGRVRSRTNAAGQRVEHNYDALGRLTSRSFYDGSLLTDRATWAYDKDPDTGLPHGHSTGQVTRTHRTSSQAREDRWYDAGGRLALERTCVAATCAEVGRTWGPGGELVAVRYPDRTGKLSDQAERVGYSYDEAGRIRSVGGYATEVTYTPGDRVASITHGNGVTEQVTPDPDRAWPDRIQLSGMTGNWPTLSLEFGHDTAGRITGEDRSAPVGYQKRYGYDAYGRLGNESSHLKDTYSYDGPGRLTGRSAVGAYSYSDPAHPNAVTSAGQATYTYDAAGRALTGTRTIGHTWDADGNLTGFTTKDGKSVTYGYDADGQRVVKDVPSLLSRTVFADPYVEIDDWGEPRKSYLLGSRTLARSHWTWGTGGPADPPGVRYYHVDARGSVAVISRDDGRPLQYYDYEPFGTARYTQPGTGDDLRFIGARQDDDSGLVHLGARELDPILGRFITPDNIVADPQRGAAYDRYAYGYYDPINTKDPSGHEPEPLTLQEFAFDPLAAAPANVSSAPRSARLLDRGLRSPLSDVELSDSHTDLVSGLATPTVAQRDTTAPAVQPYTFGIGFSADAQIGAGLEAGIYYVWDTQGNVGIMFSGAARFGPDLGWSAGVSGFVYFNATVQQVAGYGVASGIDTPFASGAWVMSCQVEGCLDVRHGVAGSVGVGFQLGLYFAPGYSYILMLTTAR; encoded by the coding sequence ATGGCCGACGACGGGGGCTGGCGGGCGCGGCACATGCGGCGACAGTCCCGCCGGCTCGCGGGCTTCGTGGCCGTCCTGGTCCTCCTGTTGCCCGCTGCCGCCACACAGGGCGGCTCCAGTCCGTCGCCCGCGATAGCCACGGGGCCGTCTGCAATGGGCTCAGGAAGCGGCGGCCCTGAAACCCCCCTGACCGCCGGGGACTCTTCAGTCTTTGGTGAATCTCCACCAGGCGGCACGACCGACGACGGGCGGTTCGTCCAACAGGTGCCAGTGTCGGTGCCATCCTTCCATGGTCTTGAGCCGTCGCCCGGCCTGACGTACGACTCCCGGCATGGGGCTGGGATCGCCGGGTTGGGGTGGGATCTGTCCGGCGACTCCTCGATACAGCGCGTCGCGCGCGGTCGGGGCGCACCTCGGATGGACGGAAGCGACGACTTCTTGCTCGACGGCGAACGGCTCGTCGCATGTCAGGCGCAGGCCAAGCCTGGGGTCAGCTGCCGATCTGGCGGCACCCACTCCACCGAGCGGGAGACCTACCGGCGGATCGCCAGAACCGGGGACGGCTGGTTGGTGTGGGATCGGGGCGGCACCCTCAGCACGTATACCTCATGGCTGGGCAAGGCGCACAACGTGATGTTCGGCCTCGCCGAGCGTCGCAACTCGCACGGAGACGAGGTGCGTTACCACCGGTGGTGCGACGGCAGTGACGCCTGCTACCTCAAGGACATCGAATACCTAGACACCCCGGAAGCCTCTGGCCGCACCCGGATCGTCCTGCACTACGAGGATCGGCCCGACCCGGTTAGTCAGGGGATGGGCGAGGCATTGCTGGTCACCGGGCTTCGGCTGACCACGATTGAGGTGCGGGTCGGGCCGGCGGTGCGCTCGGTGCTTGCGCTGCGATACGCGAAGGGAGCAGCCTCCCAGCTCGCCGGCGTCACCCGATACGGCAACGACGCCGCATTGGACGGTAAAGGCCGGGTACTCAGTGGAACAGCGCTGCCCGAAGAGACGTTCGGATGGCAGCAGCCAGATCTCGATTCCCAGGGCCCGGCACGAGAGCCACTGGCCGGGGACTCTTTCCAAGACACCGACCAAGGCGGCCCAGGGTACCGAGACACGTCCATGCCGACTGCGCTGCCGCTCTTCTCGAATCCTCCCGGCGACATGGTGCAGGTAGGCGGAACGCAGTTCCTGCTCGCTGACGTCAACGGGGATGGTCGGTCGGATCACATCAGCGTCCTGGGCGGGGCGTACCGCGCCAAGGCCAAGCTGCCGATGGCCTTGCAGATCCGGCTGCGCACGGCGACCGGGGACTACGACACCGTTGAGCAACCGACCACCTGGCCGCTGACGTTCGAGGAGGTCGGGACAACAGGCGCTGCGCAGGCGAACCGACTGTTGACGGGCGATGTCAACGGTGACGGCCGGGCCGACCTCGTCAACGTGTGGGGAGATCCGGTCGGAAACGTGCCCCGGTCGGAGATCGCTCTAGGCGGCCCGAACGGCTCCATCGTTCAGCAGGGCGACACGGCAATGACCGCGCTGAGCGGCTGGAATCCACGCTGGCGCTGGTTCCTCGCCGATCATGACGGTGACGGACGCGACGACCTGATCACGGTCCACGGAGTGGAGGGGGCCAACAACAGCATCGTCACGGAGTTGCTCGTGGCCCTTTCCGACGGCAGCCGGTTCGGCGAGCCCACTGCATCGCCCACGCCGTGGTCGTACGAACGGCGCGACGATGCCCACTGGTTCGTCGGCGACGCGGATGGCGACCGGCGAGCGGATGTGCTGGGAGTAGAGAGCAGGCAGCGCGACAGCGGGCCAACGGCGTCCCTGCGACTGGCACTGTCGCGTGGCGACGGTTCGCACACTACGCTGACACAGTCGACCCAAGTCCCGTTCGATTCACCGGAATTCGCGCTCGGAACGATTCCCGCGATCACTACCTACGCGACCGGCGAGCTAGCTCATGCGGGTGATTTCGACGGCGACGGCCGCACCGATCTGCTCCTTGCCCAGCGGTACCAGAATGACTCAGGCTGGAGAGTCCGGCTGACCACTGCGCTGGCCCGGTACGACGGATCGTTCGAGACTGAGTCTCGAGACACCGACGTGGACGCGTCGTGGATGACGCTCCACCAGCGGCTATCCCTCAAGATGGCGACCCTGGTAGGCCCCCGGTGGCTGATCACGGATTTGGATGGGGACGGTCGCAGCGATGTGCTGCTCGTAGGGCCAGCCGTAGCCCCGTCCGAGCCTGCGCAGTATCCGGCCACGGTCAAGTCCAAGCGGATTTTTCGGGACGATCCCCGTCCTGGCTCTCCTTCCGAAAGCTGGCGGGCTGAGCCTGACGAGTCCCTGCCGTGGGACTTCCACTGTCACACCCTGTCGCCGCTGACCCAGCTGGCGTGCGGCAACGGACCGACGGCCCACGAAGTGGGCACCGGTGATGTGAACGGTGACGGACGAGGCGATCTTGTCTTCACCGGACCCGCGAGCAGCACCCTCTCGCATTCCTCGACATTCTCGATCAACGTCCATTTCTCGGCCAGCAGTTACTCCTTCCAGGCGGGGAAGAGCGCCGATGTCTCCGGGGACGGGCGCGAGGACTGGGTCTATGTACGCGCCACTAATCCGGGATTGACCGTCTACACGGCACTGGCATCATCAGGACATCAGCTCACGGTTGCGCGAAGAAAGCTGGAAGCAGCGAAGTCATACCCGGGGGTGGATCTGCGGAGGTTGATGGTCGCCGATTTCGGCAGTCCTGCGGGAGGTCCGGACGGCAAAGCGGATCTGTTGCTGCTGACCGCAGACTCGGCAGCCAGCCGGGTGCATTCTCTACTGCTGTTCTCCGTCGGCCTTGGCAACTACGCGGTTGCGCCCGGTTCGGCGGGCACTGGTCTCACCGACCCCGATGTACGTTCGTGGGTAGCTGCTGACGTGAACGGCGACGGAACCGCCGACCTGGTGCGTGTGCGCCCTTCCGGATCCGCAGAGGTGTCCGTGACCACTTTGTTCGCCGACGGCCAGGGCGGCTGGCGTCCGGTGACCGAACCAGTGGAGGTGGACGACCCGCCATCGGTTACCTCTCGGATGATGCCCGCGGACATCGATGGCGACGGCCGGGTCGACTTGGTCCAAGTGTCGGTGATGACACCGCGCGGCGGTGACCGCCAGGAGTCGGTGCTCGCGCTGCTCTCCAACGGTGCCGGGGACTGGGCGGCCCGGAGTACCACTCTCGGCGCCCCAACGGCGGCGGCCACTAACTGGCAGCCAGCCGAGCTCAACGGCGACGGCCGAATCGACCTGATCCGGATAGCGTTCGACAAAGCATCGCCCACGGAGCCGGGAACTACACGGGCGGACCGGCTGCTGTCATATGGCCTCGGCAGCTTCGACCACGACTCCGCCCCACTTGGGATCGGTGACCACTCGCCCCGCTGGAACGCCGCCGACCTGGACGGCGACGGCTGCGACGAAGTGACGTGGGTCAACAGCGGCACGGCCGCCGACCCTGGCTTCGGGTTCGTCCGGCGGATCGCCAACTCCTGTGCCAAGCTCGCCCCGGAGCGCACCGCTCTCACCTCCCCGGCCCCCGCCGCCGCGGGCTGGGTTCCAGTGGACCGCGCCGAGGACACCACCCGACAGCTGTTCCGGGTGGTACCGGGGAGCGGCCCAGGCGCTGGCCCCGATCAAGCGCATCTACCGCTCGGCGCCGCACCCCGGCTGATGAACATGGCCTACTCAGGACTGGGGCGCACCATCCGGGTCACGTATGAGAGTTCGGCGGGCCGCCACGACGGGGTGCCGCCCGGCGTGGCAGTCCCTGTCGTCCGCACCCAGGAACTCGACGGCGGGAACCGGCTTCTGGGCTGGCAGCGGACGTCGTACGTCCGGCAGGGACTGGCCTACTCCTACCCGCTGCAACGGCTGCTGGGCTTCCGAAAAGCCGAGGAGACGGTAGAAGGCCGCCGGAAGACCGTGACGCTGTATCCGCAGACCCCGGGCTGCGCGGGGAGAGCGAACGCGCAGACAACGCTGTCCCCGAACGGCACCCTGCTCCTTGACGAGCGCGCCATGTTGGCCGAGAGCAGCGATGGTCCGCCGTGGACCTGCGAGCCCTTCCAGACAATACGACGCGAGTGCAAAGGTGAGAGCGACTGCCGCCAGATCCGCGTCCGCTACGAGCACGACGACTACGGCAACACGACGGTCGTCGAGGAGTCGGGGGTGTACGACGACGCTAACCGCGACGGACAAGACGACACTCCTGCCGACAACCGGATCACCAAGACGGGCTACGTACCCAATGTGGATGCGTACATCGTCGCCCTGCCCGCCTGGACCCGGATCGAGGACGGCAGCGGAACTCCAGCGTCCGAGCGGCAGACCGTGTATGACCACAACACCTCATACCTGCAGGCGCCGGCAGTGGGTGACGCCCGCACCGTGAGCGTGCTGGAGCCGACGCTCGGCCGGTTCCTGGCGACTGGCTACCAGCACGACGGGCACGGCAATGTGACGGCCGTGACCGACCCGTCCGGGGTCGCGACCCGCACCGACTGGGACGAGACGTACGCCAGGTTCCCGGTGCGGGAATGCAACAGCGTGTGGTGCACCAGCACCGCCTGGGACACGGTTCTCGGCCGCGCCACCACGATGATCGATGCGAACGGGCTCACTACGTCCATCGCGTGGGACCCGTTGGGCCGACACCGGCGCACCGACAACCCCGACGGGGGTTGCCTGATCCACCGGTACGTCGATTGGGGCGTCTGGCCGGGGGTGCCGGGCGGCCAGCGGATCAGTGAGGACACTTGCTCCGCGGGCGGGGTGAACGGCTTGGTCAACCGTATGTATCACTTCGACGGGCTACATCGAGTGCACCGGGACGAGCGTTCCGGCGGCTACACCCGCTTCCGTACCTTCACCGACGATTCGACGCTCGTGGCGCAGGAGTCCGACTGGGGCGTGCGCGGGGCTGCCGTACCGGTCACCCGGTTCGGGTACGACACCCTAGACCGGCCGCTGCTCGTCCTGCGCCCGGACCGCTCGACCGTCGCCTACAGCTATTCACCCGGGATGACGCGCCGCTCCGACGAGACCAACCGGGCCGTACAGCAGTTCTTCGACGGTCTCGGGCGGGTGACCCGAGCGGAGGAAGCCGGTACCGGCGCACCACCGCTGACGACGCAGCTGCGGTACGACGCCCTAGACCAGCTGAGCGAGAGCGTCGCGCCAACGGGCACCACCACCTGGAAGACGGGGCCACTGGGCTGGGTGTGGCGGGAGTGCGACCCGGACAGTGGCTGTGTTTCGCGCACGTTCGACGACGCCGGCCGGGTACGGAGCCGGACCAATGCCGCCGGGCAGCGCGTAGAGCACAACTACGACGCGCTCGGGCGACTAACGTCGCGCAGCTTCTATGACGGCTCCCTTCTCACCGACCGCGCTACCTGGGCGTACGACAAGGACCCGGATACCGGCCTTCCCCACGGCCACTCCACCGGGCAGGTCACCCGGACGCACCGCACATCCAGTCAGGCACGCGAGGACCGATGGTATGACGCTGGGGGCCGACTTGCCCTGGAGCGGACCTGCGTCGCGGCGACCTGCGCAGAGGTCGGGCGCACCTGGGGCCCAGGCGGGGAGCTGGTCGCCGTCCGATACCCCGACCGCACGGGGAAGCTCTCAGACCAGGCGGAGCGGGTCGGCTACTCCTACGACGAGGCCGGCAGGATCCGATCCGTGGGCGGCTACGCGACCGAGGTGACGTACACGCCCGGCGACCGCGTCGCATCCATCACCCACGGAAATGGAGTGACTGAGCAGGTGACACCCGACCCAGACCGAGCCTGGCCCGACCGGATCCAGCTATCCGGCATGACAGGCAACTGGCCCACGCTCTCACTAGAGTTCGGCCACGACACGGCGGGCCGAATCACCGGCGAGGACCGCTCGGCACCAGTCGGTTACCAAAAGCGGTACGGCTACGATGCGTACGGGCGCCTCGGTAACGAGAGTTCACACCTCAAGGACACCTACTCCTATGACGGCCCGGGCCGGCTCACTGGACGGTCCGCGGTCGGCGCGTACAGCTACAGCGATCCCGCCCACCCCAACGCGGTCACGTCAGCTGGACAAGCAACGTACACCTACGACGCGGCAGGACGGGCGCTGACCGGAACACGGACGATCGGCCACACCTGGGACGCCGATGGGAACCTCACCGGCTTCACCACGAAGGACGGCAAATCCGTCACCTACGGGTACGACGCGGACGGACAACGCGTCGTCAAGGATGTGCCCTCATTGCTGAGCCGGACTGTGTTCGCGGATCCGTACGTAGAGATCGACGACTGGGGCGAGCCACGCAAGTCCTACCTGCTGGGCAGCCGCACGCTGGCGCGCTCGCACTGGACATGGGGAACCGGCGGTCCCGCAGACCCGCCCGGGGTGCGCTACTACCATGTCGACGCGCGGGGGTCGGTCGCGGTGATTAGCCGTGACGACGGGCGCCCCCTTCAGTACTACGACTACGAGCCCTTCGGCACGGCGCGCTACACACAGCCCGGCACCGGGGACGATCTCCGGTTCATTGGGGCCAGGCAGGACGACGACAGCGGACTCGTGCACCTTGGGGCACGTGAACTCGACCCGATCCTCGGCCGCTTCATCACGCCGGACAACATCGTCGCCGACCCTCAGCGAGGGGCGGCCTACGACCGATATGCCTACGGCTACTACGACCCAATCAACACCAAGGATCCCTCCGGCCATGAGCCAGAACCGCTGACTCTCCAGGAATTCGCCTTTGATCCCCTCGCTGCCGCTCCAGCCAACGTCTCTAGCGCGCCGAGATCAGCTCGCCTCCTCGACCGAGGGCTTCGTTCTCCACTTTCCGATGTGGAGCTATCCGATTCACATACTGACCTCGTCAGCGGTCTCGCGACGCCCACAGTAGCTCAACGTGACACAACGGCACCTGCCGTGCAGCCTTACACCTTCGGCATAGGCTTCAGTGCCGACGCTCAGATAGGTGCCGGCCTCGAGGCTGGTATCTACTATGTGTGGGATACCCAGGGCAATGTCGGGATCATGTTCTCCGGGGCCGCGCGCTTTGGACCGGACCTCGGCTGGAGTGCGGGCGTGTCCGGCTTTGTGTACTTTAACGCCACCGTGCAACAGGTCGCTGGTTACGGCGTTGCCTCCGGCATTGACACCCCATTCGCGTCGGGTGCCTGGGTGATGTCGTGTCAGGTAGAGGGCTGCCTCGACGTACGTCATGGCGTTGCAGGCAGCGTAGGTGTTGGCTTTCAACTCGGTCTCTACTTCGCCCCGGGCTACAGCTACATTCTTATGCTCACGACAGCCAGATGA
- a CDS encoding serine/threonine-protein kinase: protein MSQNVLSDVAKTLVDLKDRGIVHRDLKPANILLMGGRWCLADFGIARYAEATTAKPTFKLHGTFAYMAPERWSNQRATSASDIYALGILAHELLEGFTPFTGATDADFAERRLRGTPPPLTTAPPLLAALVTECLFKGPQGRPAPGNLLARLRHVPISAMSGGLAALAEANQSSVARRAEADRRASEQATEADLRKDLFEAAKTSFGFIADDFLTTLKNAAPSAEIRMGKQGGWTIRMTDAQLTLSGPQETVSEIWRTDSTPAPFDVIASATLSLKIPANYHGYEGRSHSLWYADAQMQDQYQWFETAFMSTPIRPVTGTMDPFALNPHHESRGAVNPGMAMHQVAWPFTPLVIGDLDEFISRWAAWLAQAANGQVSHPSTMPERSPEGSWRR, encoded by the coding sequence ATGTCCCAGAACGTGCTCTCCGACGTCGCCAAAACCTTGGTCGACCTCAAAGACCGCGGCATCGTCCATCGCGACCTGAAGCCGGCGAACATCCTGCTAATGGGCGGCCGTTGGTGCCTCGCCGACTTCGGCATCGCCCGGTACGCCGAAGCCACCACCGCGAAGCCGACCTTCAAGCTCCACGGCACCTTCGCGTACATGGCCCCCGAACGCTGGAGCAACCAGCGGGCCACCAGTGCCAGCGACATCTACGCCCTGGGAATCCTCGCCCACGAACTCCTGGAAGGATTCACCCCCTTCACTGGCGCCACCGACGCCGACTTCGCCGAACGGCGCCTGCGCGGCACCCCGCCCCCGCTGACGACCGCGCCCCCGCTCCTGGCCGCGCTCGTCACGGAATGCCTCTTCAAGGGACCACAGGGGCGGCCAGCTCCCGGCAACCTGCTGGCGCGCCTGCGACACGTCCCCATCAGCGCGATGTCCGGGGGACTGGCCGCCCTCGCCGAAGCCAATCAGAGCTCGGTCGCGCGCAGGGCCGAAGCGGACCGCCGTGCATCGGAGCAGGCCACCGAAGCCGACCTTCGCAAAGACCTGTTCGAGGCAGCCAAGACCTCCTTCGGCTTCATCGCCGACGACTTCCTGACGACCCTGAAGAACGCTGCCCCCAGCGCGGAGATCCGCATGGGCAAGCAGGGCGGCTGGACCATCCGGATGACCGACGCTCAGCTGACCCTGTCCGGCCCGCAAGAGACCGTCTCCGAGATCTGGCGCACCGACTCAACGCCGGCCCCATTCGACGTCATCGCCTCCGCGACGCTGTCCCTGAAGATCCCTGCCAACTATCACGGGTACGAAGGCCGTAGCCACTCCCTCTGGTACGCCGACGCACAGATGCAAGACCAGTACCAGTGGTTCGAGACCGCCTTCATGAGCACCCCGATCCGCCCTGTCACAGGGACCATGGATCCCTTCGCACTCAACCCGCACCACGAATCACGCGGTGCCGTGAACCCGGGCATGGCTATGCACCAGGTGGCCTGGCCTTTCACTCCCCTCGTCATCGGGGACCTGGACGAATTCATCAGCAGGTGGGCTGCCTGGCTTGCCCAAGCGGCGAACGGCCAAGTCTCCCACCCGAGCACGATGCCCGAGCGCAGCCCTGAGGGTTCCTGGAGGCGATGA
- a CDS encoding DUF6368 family protein, with protein sequence MSGPTLVIELAEPLSPAALREFRALMVGLSSHFAEKRPGFFDVNVPAERLGVEDRREEDWRKPFPLPLLGNHSADEELTALVGFNPQREDWRRPFLVYLMGPGVGDESIFEAEHADEPEVEAILGFRPTHAVNVSAGCNREIDHVATALLTAAVMDVIGGVAKAELLDGQASVVAGLPGVLGIADDDWMALGTAEFLRAWVGHPAFRLVK encoded by the coding sequence ATGTCTGGTCCGACGTTGGTGATCGAGTTGGCGGAGCCGCTCTCCCCGGCTGCGCTGAGGGAGTTCCGCGCGTTGATGGTGGGGCTCTCCTCCCACTTCGCCGAGAAGCGGCCCGGGTTCTTCGACGTCAACGTGCCCGCAGAGCGACTGGGCGTCGAGGACAGGCGGGAGGAGGACTGGCGAAAGCCGTTCCCGCTTCCACTCCTCGGCAACCACTCCGCGGACGAGGAGCTCACGGCCCTGGTCGGATTCAATCCGCAGCGCGAGGACTGGCGTCGGCCCTTCCTGGTCTACTTGATGGGGCCGGGCGTCGGCGACGAGAGCATCTTCGAGGCTGAGCACGCGGACGAGCCCGAGGTGGAGGCCATCCTCGGCTTCAGGCCGACCCATGCCGTCAACGTCAGCGCCGGCTGCAATCGCGAGATCGACCACGTGGCAACGGCCCTGCTGACCGCCGCTGTCATGGACGTCATCGGGGGCGTGGCCAAAGCCGAGCTGCTGGACGGACAGGCGTCGGTCGTCGCTGGCCTTCCGGGGGTGTTGGGGATCGCGGACGACGATTGGATGGCGCTGGGAACGGCGGAGTTCCTGCGGGCCTGGGTTGGGCACCCCGCCTTCCGGCTGGTCAAGTAG
- a CDS encoding Crp/Fnr family transcriptional regulator: MITTPTPSMLRALPAEHRQRLTRVAREVSFPQGTRLFEEGGRADRFWIIRTGNVELDMHVPGRRAAVIETLRHNELVGWSWLFTPHVWHLGAEATTPVRAYEFDATTVRLMCKEDPAMGHSITQWVGDVLAHRLRSSRTRLLDLYAPYGAGTHV; encoded by the coding sequence ATGATCACCACCCCTACGCCCAGCATGCTGCGCGCGCTGCCCGCCGAGCACCGGCAACGGCTCACGCGCGTCGCCCGCGAGGTGTCCTTCCCGCAAGGGACGCGCCTGTTCGAGGAGGGCGGCCGGGCCGACCGGTTCTGGATCATCCGCACGGGCAACGTCGAGCTCGACATGCACGTGCCGGGTCGCCGCGCGGCCGTCATCGAGACTCTCCGGCACAACGAACTCGTCGGCTGGTCCTGGCTGTTCACGCCGCACGTCTGGCACCTGGGTGCCGAGGCGACGACCCCGGTGCGGGCGTACGAGTTCGACGCCACAACCGTCCGCCTGATGTGCAAAGAGGACCCGGCCATGGGCCATAGCATCACCCAATGGGTCGGTGACGTGCTCGCCCACCGCCTCCGCTCCTCCCGGACCCGGCTACTGGACCTGTACGCCCCGTACGGCGCCGGCACCCATGTCTGA